From Kineosporia succinea, the proteins below share one genomic window:
- a CDS encoding universal stress protein gives MTGPDALDGAPTGVILGFDAGWDDPRPLRVAADEAHLRQLPLFIVSVARPDREHGPGNPLRVPGGWNAVGPAWSEAETRRSLRAAGRAARSRHPDLPVTTAHLDLDDLGELGDLGVRGGRPSPRASLLVLGGADRFGGPLHENDSTGSLLRRAVVAPVLVVPTGRLETRPRQAPREGETNLWEPILAAVPGGDRGVEVIRSAEEERQRRGRALHLLHAFDLVPGESRSHAMRRAADHMMSLIEQAGLGAGAPWSVTLARQPAAVAIRERAAQAGLVVLGNASGIANGLVTDLLERLMCPVLLLPSVDVEPSCRHPR, from the coding sequence ATGACCGGGCCGGACGCTCTCGACGGCGCGCCTACCGGGGTGATTCTGGGCTTCGACGCCGGGTGGGACGACCCGCGTCCCTTACGAGTCGCCGCCGACGAGGCCCACCTGCGGCAACTGCCGCTGTTCATCGTCTCGGTCGCCCGGCCCGACCGTGAGCACGGGCCGGGGAATCCGCTGCGGGTGCCCGGCGGCTGGAACGCCGTCGGCCCGGCCTGGTCGGAGGCCGAGACCCGCCGCAGTCTGCGTGCGGCGGGCCGGGCCGCGCGCTCCCGTCATCCTGACCTGCCGGTGACGACCGCCCATCTGGACCTCGACGACCTCGGCGAACTCGGTGACCTCGGCGTCCGGGGCGGACGTCCGTCGCCCCGCGCGTCCCTGCTCGTGCTCGGGGGAGCCGACCGTTTCGGCGGCCCCCTGCACGAGAACGACTCGACCGGCAGCCTGCTGCGGCGGGCCGTCGTCGCCCCGGTGCTCGTCGTACCCACCGGCCGCCTCGAGACGCGTCCCCGCCAGGCTCCCCGTGAGGGCGAAACCAACCTGTGGGAGCCGATTCTCGCGGCCGTTCCGGGTGGCGACCGGGGCGTCGAGGTGATCCGCTCGGCCGAGGAGGAACGCCAGCGCCGCGGCCGGGCCCTGCACCTGCTGCACGCGTTCGACCTGGTGCCGGGCGAGAGCCGCTCGCACGCCATGCGCCGCGCCGCCGACCACATGATGTCGCTGATCGAGCAGGCCGGCCTCGGCGCCGGCGCCCCCTGGAGCGTCACCCTGGCCCGTCAGCCGGCGGCGGTCGCGATCCGTGAGCGGGCCGCGCAGGCCGGTCTGGTGGTGCTCGGCAATGCCTCGGGCATCGCGAACGGCCTGGTCACCGATCTGCTCGAGCGGCTGATGTGCCCGGTGCTCCTGCTGCCGTCCGTCGATGTGGAGCCGTCCTGTCGTCACCCACGGTGA
- a CDS encoding universal stress protein: MFERVLVAVDDSVGGDHAFGVARAMVNRELGHELTVVHVARSVNGRMVLSPEERDLRERLAQTVSRLLGEGVKSRLETVTAFRGGPAFAIAEVAEQVDAEVIVVGTRAGEVASRLVRTAGRPVLTVPLPVACFAD; encoded by the coding sequence ATGTTCGAGCGCGTCCTGGTGGCGGTGGACGATTCCGTGGGCGGCGATCACGCCTTCGGAGTGGCCCGCGCGATGGTGAACCGGGAGCTCGGTCACGAGCTCACCGTGGTGCACGTCGCCCGGTCGGTGAACGGGCGGATGGTGCTGAGTCCCGAGGAGCGGGATCTGCGTGAGCGGCTGGCGCAGACCGTGTCCCGGCTGCTCGGCGAGGGCGTCAAGAGCCGGCTGGAGACGGTGACCGCGTTCCGGGGCGGCCCGGCGTTCGCGATCGCCGAGGTGGCCGAGCAGGTTGACGCGGAGGTGATCGTGGTGGGCACGAGGGCCGGGGAGGTGGCCTCGCGCCTGGTGCGCACGGCCGGGCGGCCGGTGCTCACGGTGCCGCTGCCGGTGGCCTGCTTCGCCGACTGA
- a CDS encoding QsdR family transcriptional regulator: protein MTTNRSVLSREDIMRGATQHFLSHATLDMDLLARELVVSRATLYRAVGSRDKLLGDVFGAVSRWLFQNARVRVGPLSGPDDVIAITRTYLEMLEQANAFRTFLREDPQVASRVIFTTAGNVQQRSVEEQTEIFREAGLTGDDLGRRAFLYVRIVESVLFAELLGAGQMFLADAEPSLRALLFRA from the coding sequence TTGACCACCAACCGCAGCGTGCTGTCCCGTGAAGACATCATGCGGGGCGCCACCCAGCACTTCCTGAGCCACGCCACGCTCGACATGGACCTCCTGGCGCGCGAGCTGGTGGTCAGCCGGGCCACGCTCTACCGGGCCGTGGGCAGCCGCGACAAACTGCTGGGCGACGTGTTCGGGGCGGTCAGCCGGTGGCTGTTCCAGAACGCCCGCGTCCGGGTCGGGCCGCTGTCCGGGCCCGACGACGTCATCGCGATCACCCGCACCTACCTCGAGATGCTCGAGCAGGCGAACGCGTTCCGCACCTTCCTGCGTGAGGATCCGCAGGTCGCGTCGCGGGTCATCTTCACCACCGCGGGCAACGTCCAGCAGCGCTCGGTGGAGGAGCAGACCGAGATCTTCCGGGAGGCCGGGCTGACCGGCGACGACCTGGGCCGACGGGCGTTCCTCTACGTGCGCATCGTCGAGTCGGTGCTGTTCGCAGAACTGCTCGGCGCCGGCCAGATGTTCCTGGCCGACGCCGAGCCGTCGTTGCGGGCGCTGCTGTTCAGGGCGTGA